DNA sequence from the Candidatus Brocadiia bacterium genome:
ATATTAAGCTAGCTACAAATGATGATGCTGAAAAAATAAGCTACTATTTCAACGGATTACTTAAAGAGGTTCATTCCAAAATGATCGAGGCAAGCCGTTACGCCACGGAGATATCCGATATCAACAAGAAACTCACCCAGATGGCCATTAAGGATGGGTTAACCGGACTTTACAATCACCATTACATAAAAGAGCGGCTGAATAATGAGCTCCGGAGAGCCCAGCAGTTTCGGCATAGCCTTTCACTCATTCTCCTGGACATAGATGACTTCAAACAATACAACGACACCTATGGACACTTAAGCGGTGATCGGGTCATTCAAGAGGTAGCCGACCTGATTTTTCACAAAATCAGGCTAATTGATGTGCCAGCCCGTTACGGAGGCGAGGAATTCCTGGTGATTTTGCCGGAAACCGCCCAAGATGAAGCATTGGGTGTCGCCGAAACCGTCCGGGATGCGATAAACGCCCACTTATTCCCCGGCCATAACGGCAATACGATTCACCTGTCTATCAGCGCCGGTTTGAGCAGTTATACCGGATCCGAGCAGTGTGCGGACGAAATTATCAAATGCGCTGACGTGGCGCTTTACACTGCCAAGCGTAAAGGTAAAAACCGGGTTGTTCTGGTCTAGCATATTAAACAAGGTTTGATGGCAGTAAAAACAGTTCTATTGAAAGGAACAAAATATGAACAAGCCCGAAAAGATACTGATTGTTGATGACGAAATCATGATGCGGGAGATGCTTTACAGCCTGTTTTCCAAGAAGGGTTATCAGGTCATAAGCGCTCCTAACGGCGAGGAGGCCGTTAAGCAGGCCAAGGAATCCCGGCCGGACCTGATAGTTCTGGATCTGAAGATGCCCAAAATGAACGGGATTGAGGTGCTCAGGCAGATCCGTGAGTTCGACAAGGACGTGGAAGTAGTTATCCTGACCGGCATAATGGTGGAAGACTTGGAAAAGCGGGCTGCACAACTGGGTGTTTCCGAGATTGTCCGCAAGGGCGTGAGCGTGGAGCTGTTCCTTAAATCTATCATTCAGACATTGGAAAAGCACAAAGCCAGGCAAAGTAATGTACCAGCGCATCAACCGGCCAAGGCCAGGATTATGGTGGTTGACGACGACGTTGACATCAGGTTTGTCCTGGAAAAATTCCTTCAAAAACACGGTTACGAAGTGATTACCGCTCAGAGCGGCGAGGAAGCCCTAGAATACATAGAACGGGAGAAATCAAAACAGCCCAGTCTAGTTCTCTGCGATATTAAGATGCCTGGCATGGATGGACTCCTGACCATCAAGAAAATCAAAGAGCTGAACAGTAAAATCGGCGTGGTTATGATCAGCGGGCTCATAGACATGGAACTGAACCAGAAAGCCATCGAGCTGGGAGCCTATGATTACATAATGAAACCGTTCAATATGGAATATCTGGAAATGGTCGTGTTAACCAAATTATTGCTGACCGATTAATAGGAGTTGAACCGTGGCCAAAAAACCTAAATCAAACGCCCGGTCGGTAAAACCCGCCAAGAAGTCATCCGAACAACAAGTAAGGCTTAAAGAACAACCTGCCTCCAGCATCGACAGCAAGCAAATGGAAAATGTCTTAAAAAATGGAAACCGTTATCGGAATACCCTGAATAACATGCTTGAGGGTTGCCAGATAATAAGTTTCGACTGGCGATACCTCTACATCAACGAGGCGGCGACCCGGCACGGGCAACGACCACCGGCCCAACTGCTCAATCGCACCATGATGGAATGTTACCCGGAAATTGAAAAGACGGAAATGTTTGCCGCGCTCAAGCGCTGCATGGACCAGCGGATTCCACAGCAGCTGGAAAATGAATTTTCCTTTCCGGACGGATCAAAAAGCTGGTTTGAACTCAGCATCCATCCCGCGCCTGAGGGCATTTTTATATTGTCCCTTGATATTACCGAACGCAAACATAACCAGGAGAAAATCAAATACCTCAACAATATTCTCCGGGCTATTCGCAACGTCAACCAGCTGATTACCCGCGAACGAGACCGCGATAAACTAATCCGGGAGGCTTGTGGTAAGCTTACTGAAACGCGCGGCTACCTGTGCGCCTGGATTATCCTGTTTGACAAGTCTGGTAAATTCACCGCCGCGGCCGAATCCGGTCTGGGCAAGGATTTTGACCTGTTGGCGGAGAGCGTCAAATCAGGCAGGGTTCCCCGCTGTCTCCGGGAAACCATGAAACTTAAAGGAGTCCGGGTTATTGCCGATACGTCCGATTTCTGTCGCGGGTGCTTCCACCACGCCGTATATCCCAGCAAAAAAACTATGCTCATCCGGTTGGAATACAACGACGTCATCTACGGAATTCTGGCCATTGCCGCACCAGTTGAGGCATCCCTTGACCAGGAAGAGCAAGAGTTGTTCGGCGAAGTGTCCGGCGATATCGCCTTTGCCCTGTATAATATGGATGTGGAAGAAAAACAGAAGCAATCCGAAAAATCGTTGAAAGAATCCGAGGAAAAATTTCGGATTGTTTTTGATAATGCCAATGATGGCATACTCCTGGCCGATGCGGAAACCAGGAAATTCCATACCGGGAATAAAGCCATCTGCCGGATGCTGGGCTATACTTTGGAAGAAATTAAAGGTCTTGATGTTACGCATATCCATCCCGAAAAAGACGTGC
Encoded proteins:
- a CDS encoding GGDEF domain-containing protein yields the protein MKKQASSGMHIWVTYSLLSVIPVLFLIYLLLNKDVRYFIMQGIIPGPIKVTLVLGAVGLVLMSLAGIILLRKSFSSINKLAKQAQESYRQVVNEDIKLATNDDAEKISYYFNGLLKEVHSKMIEASRYATEISDINKKLTQMAIKDGLTGLYNHHYIKERLNNELRRAQQFRHSLSLILLDIDDFKQYNDTYGHLSGDRVIQEVADLIFHKIRLIDVPARYGGEEFLVILPETAQDEALGVAETVRDAINAHLFPGHNGNTIHLSISAGLSSYTGSEQCADEIIKCADVALYTAKRKGKNRVVLV
- a CDS encoding response regulator — encoded protein: MNKPEKILIVDDEIMMREMLYSLFSKKGYQVISAPNGEEAVKQAKESRPDLIVLDLKMPKMNGIEVLRQIREFDKDVEVVILTGIMVEDLEKRAAQLGVSEIVRKGVSVELFLKSIIQTLEKHKARQSNVPAHQPAKARIMVVDDDVDIRFVLEKFLQKHGYEVITAQSGEEALEYIEREKSKQPSLVLCDIKMPGMDGLLTIKKIKELNSKIGVVMISGLIDMELNQKAIELGAYDYIMKPFNMEYLEMVVLTKLLLTD